Sequence from the Curtobacterium sp. MCLR17_007 genome:
GATCTTCTCCTTCTACTTCGAAGGCCGCACTCCGGAGTCCGTCCGCGACGACGTGCTGGTCCGGATGCGGGCACTCGCCGAGCTGGCGTCGCGCGAGGGCGTGACCCTGCTGCACGAGAACGAGAAGGACATCTACGGCGACGTGCCCTCGCGGGTGCTCGACATCGTCGAGAGCGTCGGGTCGCAGTCACTGCGGCTCGCGTGGGACAACGCCAACTACGTGCAGTGCGGCGTCCGGCCCTTCACCGACGGGTGGGCCCAGCTCGCGCCGTACGTCGACTACCTGCAGGTGAAGGACGCCCTCGCCGCCGATTCGTCCGTCGTCCCCGCTGGCGAGGGCGACGGTGAGCTCCTGCTCACGCTCACGGCGCTGCGTGACGCCGGGTACTCCGGGTACGCCTCGCTCGAACCCCACCTCAGCGACTTCACCTCCCTCGGCGGGTTCTCCGGTCCCGCCGCGTTCGGCCGTGCCGGACGAGCCCTCCGGACCCTCACCGACCAGATCGGAGTGACCCTGCGATGACCGCAGCCACCACAGCACCCCTCAAGCTCGCCGTCGTCGGCGCCGGTGTGATCGGCCGTCACCACGCCCGCGTCGCACTCGCGAACGACGGCCTCGACGTCGTCGCCCTCGTCGACGCGATCCCCGAAGCCGCCACCAGCGCCGCCGACGAGATCGAGGCGTCGGGCGCCCCCCGCCCGCTCACCACCGCCACCATCGAAGAGGCGATCGCCCAGACCGACATCGACGTCGTCGCGATCTGCTCGCCGTCGGGCATGCACGTCGCGCTGGCCGAGGCCGCGCTCGCCG
This genomic interval carries:
- a CDS encoding sugar phosphate isomerase/epimerase family protein; this translates as MAQPTWELSGFGDEIDADPAVQVAVLQALGASAIEVRSAWGVNVVDLDDDQLAGLHRLFDERGQTVSAIASPIGKVSVDEPVEHETERLGRAIRAAHALGTTNIRIFSFYFEGRTPESVRDDVLVRMRALAELASREGVTLLHENEKDIYGDVPSRVLDIVESVGSQSLRLAWDNANYVQCGVRPFTDGWAQLAPYVDYLQVKDALAADSSVVPAGEGDGELLLTLTALRDAGYSGYASLEPHLSDFTSLGGFSGPAAFGRAGRALRTLTDQIGVTLR